The Anas acuta chromosome Z, bAnaAcu1.1, whole genome shotgun sequence DNA window GGGTCACgtctgcttgctgctgtgaaGGATGACTCCAAAGCAACTGCACCAGGAGGCGTCTACGCAGCACAGATGAAAACGAGCAGGACGCTGCAGCAAGTAACTCATGAAAGGAAAAACCATCTCAGAATGAGACTGCTGAGgctgaatggaaaaataaagatggaATACGAGaagcaacttttaaaataaataaaataaataaataaaataaataaatgaataaataaataaatgaataaataaatgaataaataaataaacgaacGAACGAATAGATGAATTAACGaattaataaatgaatgaatgaatggaTGAATGAATGAATCAGCCCGTGCCCAGACGGGTAGGGTGGACACTCTCCGGCAGGGCtgtgcctctctctctctgcgcGACCCCATCCCGGGGGCAAGCCACCCCCTACAGCTGCCGCGCTGTTCAGCGGCTTCAGAAACCTCTCCAAGCGCAGGAAGGGCGACGCCGGGGCCGGCCGccccccgctccgccccgctccgcccaGCACGGGCAGCGCCGGAGCGGAGCGGCGCCGATGGAGGGCGGCGAGGGCGAggcgggggaggcggcggcgctcCACGAAGCGCTGCGGCTGCTCCGCATCGAgccggcggccgcggggccgagcgcggcggcgggggcgggcggagCGGCGCCGTGCTCGGTGggtgccggggccggggccggggcccggTGGGCGCCGGTCGGCCGCGGGCCCTGAGCCGCGTGTCCGCCCCGCAGAGGAACGTCCTGCGGAAGCGGAGGCGCTGGGAGCGGGTGCTGGCGGcgcggaggaggcggcggcggcaggaGAGGGAGCGGAGCCGGGCGCGGCGGGACGGGGGCCGAGGTgagcggcgcggggccgggggagggcggcgggggaaggggggggggggcagcccctggaGGTCTCTCGGCTCTGTCCCGCAGGGGCCGCCCGGCGGCACAGCAAGGCCCTGGCGGAGCAGCGGCTGCTGGAGGCGCGGGCGTCGGGGCCCCGGCTCTGCGTGGACCTCGGCATGGCCGACCGCATGTCGCTGAAGGTACGGGGCCGCCCTGCAGCCGGGGGTGTCCCGGGCTGGACGCCGCGGGGGGCGCAGCacccccctgctgctggccgtgTCACTCAGTAACGTGGGGCTCGGTGTCTCCTGGAAGGAAACCAGCCGCCTCGCTTCGCAGATCAGGAGGCTCTACGGGGCCAACAGGCAGGCCGAGAAGCCGTTCTGGCTCTACCTGACGGAGTTTGTCGTGGGCTCGTTGATCTACGAGGAGTGCTTCCGCATGAACGACGGCTTCTCCAATTACTTGGTAAGGGTTGCTGCCTACAGTGCTCTTCAGGCCTAGAAGGAAAGGCTGCCCCATTGCAGCGGCTTGTGCTCCTGCCTAATGGCACCCTACAGCCGTGCTGCTGGCCCTGTGCGGGTCAGTGGTGGGCTGACCTGGCCTGCTGTACCAAGCTCCGTGGGGCTTAGGGATGGGACCTACGCATGCAGGTTATGGTAGTGACACTGGGGCCGTGTGTTGTGACAGTGAGGGGAGAAAATCACGTGAAACAGAGATTCCTGAATCTTTCAAGAATTAAAATCTCACTTGAAATGAGGAagttgtttctctctctttctcaaaCCATGTCCAGAGATTTTGATGAGAATTTAATGGATCTTGACGTACTCAATCAGTGCCCatgtagaattatttttttttttcagttaaaaaaagaaaaacaaaacaaaacgtaTTTGTAGGGGTTTAGACGCCTAAAAGCAGTGGCATCACTTTCAGTatgcttctttctgtctggaAGCTTGTGGCAGCTGAACTGAGGACTAATGGGCTTCTCTTACTGTGTTGCATTTTTCAGATGGATACTACTCAAGAAAGTTACCTGGACCTGTTTCCTTTAGATGCAATTGTTTATCTCACTCCTGACTCTGAGaatggtaaatattttatttgctttaagcACAGGGAACCAAGGCAtaggattgatttttttttaaagcttttattttaggaaTATTTCATGCATCGTATTCCAAGCACTCGTTGTCTCAAGCTGCATGAGATATACTGTGTCCTTAGATCTTACGCTCAGTCTACTCCAATTTCAATCTGTTTTGGCACAGGATGAAGTTCTGAAGCAATGCTGCTTTGATTTGCAGCAAACCTAACCTAAAACTCTGTGTAGACACCTGCAGTTTGTTATACTACCAAGTAGAAAAGTGGAGATGCAGTGGCAGTTTTGGATGCATTATAAATATCCCCTTTATTGTTTAATTTGGTGCTGAgttcattttctcctctccctccattTCTACCTGGCCCCATGTTCATGGGGACACAGATCCCTTTCTCATTCTGTGgaagaaagcagctctggtAAAGAATCTGGTGAGggggtgcgtgtgtgtgtgcgtgtgtttgTTTGGTAGGTGACCCTGACAGTGGGAAGCTAACTTCAGAGCAGATTAGGATCACACCACATCAGCCTTGTGCCAGAATAGAAGTTATGAAAAGGAGCAAAGCATTGCTTATAGAGCTGCATCCCTGGCAGTCTGTGCTTTCAGTCTACGTGTGCTCTCCCCTTTTCACGCTGCCTGCAGGTTCAGGCAGACACTTCTGTCTTAGAAGCCTTGGCTTCCTGCACAGTCTGAGGGTGAAAGGTGACTGGCCACAGCTTTCTCATGTAAGTTGGGCCTTGCCTGGAGAATGGTGTAGCGCATGACTTTACTGTTTTAGGTGATGAGCATGTACTTATCTTGTTTCTAGTCCTTGAAGATATTGATCCCAAAAAAGTGTACATCCTTGGAGGCCTGGTGGATGAAAGTATTCACAAGGTGGGTAGTAGCCTGTTGGAATCTGAAAGTCTTGTCTGCCCTACATTCTACTGAGCAGACATCCAAGTGGCAGcacccagtgctgctgctgccctgatTTGAGACATCACTATTGTGCCACCATCCATTTTTCTGACAGAACTTCAAGGTTCTGCCTGGATCCAGCACCAGGCAGAGACCAGAACAGTCCGAGTGAAATGAACTCCAATACAGTTTCCAGCTTCATAGCTGCTTGTCCTCAAAATGATGTTCATGCTATAGATGTTTGTGCACGTTGGGTACCTTGTTCTTGTTCCCCTTGCAGAAGCTGACTCTGCGAAGGGCACAAGAGCAATCCTTGCAGACAGCCCGCCTCCCAATTCGTGAGTACATGGTAAAAGCTGTAAACACCAAGAACTACCACTCGGAGACACTAGCAATTAATCAAGGTGAGGGGCTGAGCCATGTCCTGTCATGTGCCTGGGTGGGTAAAGTTAACAGGCTCTGAGAGAGCATTTAAAATGAGTGGTGAGGGAAACTGGTAGCAGACTTCTCTTTTGCTAGGCCTTGTCCCTAgtgtttcagttttaaaagtcTCACACTTCTCTGTATCAGCCCATTCTCAGGGAGCAGGACTGCACCATTCAGCTTTGCACAATTCAATGTGAGGAGGCTGCCCTTGCTAGAAGTCACTCAAGCTCCTAGGCAAGGGAGGACAGGCCAGTGTCAGCCTGAATCAAGGCAAGTTGCTTTGGTTGTCAAAGCCTATGCTTTTCCTAGTCAGAGCTTCCCCGTCATCATCAAAATAGGTACGTCGCTTGCTCTCAGATAAGCTAACTTAAACATTTGCTCGTAAGATTTGAAGTGAAAAGGAGCACAAGCCCTATGCTAATCTACTCTGGCATCATCTATTCTCAGTTCCTAATGTTCTGCAGCCAGTGGAATATGTAGTATGGCTTGCCATGGATAAGCGTATCAGAGCATGGTACATGTCTCTGTTCCTAACAGTCTTTGATGTCTTGTCAACTTACTACAAGACCCGAAGTTGGCCAGATGCCTTGAAAGCTGGAGTTTCTTCTGGAAAAGGCTACGTGCTTCCAGATGCAGAGAAGTAACTGGAGATACCTCAGCATGACGATGCACAAGaaaactcttttattttatgatgttAAGGAGTTCTGCAGGGAAGAGCAGCAAACTTCAGATTTCAAGCAGAGGCACTAGCATGAACATGTATagaaaaaacagctctgcttAAATTTATTTGCATACAGACCTCGTCAAGAGTGACACATTCTGCCTCAACAGTACAATGCTGGAAATGACTTTTCatcctgaaatgaaaaacaaaagccagtTGAGCCTTGGCATCAACGAAGAACTGACAGGAATTCAGTTTAGCAGGCATCTGCGAATGAAAATAGAGAATCTGTTACTCTTAAACCTGCAACTGTTCTAAGACGGGGAGGAGAGCTTAATGGTTATTTCTTTCACCTTGATTAAATAGGAGGAATTACAGAGCACATTGTTGAATAAAAGTCCTTCCTAAAGAAAAGGGCAGTGCTGTTCTAATTGGGGAACATGGGATGGGAAGAGATTCTGCAATGAATCAAGTTCACAGGTACACCATGTGCTATTTTCTTCATACCTCTTGTACTGAAGAGTTGGCTGAAGCCTGTAGGTAATTCTGTGCATGCTGCTCACaacctaaaataaaatgtttaaagtcACATTGCATCCTTACAGCTACTGCTGTGTTACCATTATCCATCATCCTGCACTAATGTGCGACGTTCACTAACTCTGATGTTCCTCTTGAAAAAGGTATCTGGGATTTGACTGTGCTCTGCACAGAACCATGATGCATTTTATGTCCTGAGCAGAGAGCATTTTTGATGCACACAAGATAAAGTTATCAAAATCattgttgctttaaaaacaaacaagaacaccACTGTCAATGACTGAAGCTGTTGATAGGCAGTAGTTGTTGATCCCCATATAGGCAGAATTTGTCTTTGCAGGTGCCTGTTGCTTTATTGTAGCCTGTGGGCTCTTTCTGTTTGTAGTCACACAGCACTGCTCATCAGTTGTTAGTGCATAGTTATGTGTCACTGCACCCTGCTAAAGCAGCAAGTCTGCACTTTGGCTTAAGTATAAGAGATTTTGTCTTGCTTATTCATCCCCTGAGATTGTTaggcagcagcacacacactaACTAAAACAACCTGCCAGCGATAACTGTCACAAAATCCTGCTTCAGTGAATATTCATCTATCCTCCCCCCCGTGGCTGAAGGCACTTTAGCCTCTGCAGCCAGGAAAGCAGATGGCCCTCGGGCAGCTTGCCTAGCTTTCTGCCTGTAGGTGCACAGTGAGAGGCAGCACCTGCACTGGAGTCAGTGTAGGGCTGCTAAAGGCTGCCAGATTCCTATGGGTGTTTTTCAGCATCTCCATGGCATGGGAGGTCCCTTAGGACTGCTACAGCATCCATGTAGTACCCACCCGCCAGCACCCTCAGCGGCCTCCATCTCCTACACTAGGGTTCAGCTGCAAGGACTTGTCCTTTACTTCAGAAGCATGGGACAGTCCTGACCACCCGCTTCCTGGGCACATGAGGAGATGGGGTGACCTTGTGTGGAACAAGGCAGCTGGGAGCCTACCTGCTCCCCTTTGCTGCCTTAGGCAGGCCCCTCCATTCTGAGCACACTCATCTGCAGGGACTGTTGGAAGCACCACCCCTGCAAACAAATTCCTAAAGTCAGGAAACAGCACTCGGGGACCTTTTGCTGCCTTCTTTATCACTGGAGACCTGAGGATGTACCTCCAGCACTGGAAGGCACACTGATTGACCACGCAACTTAGAAAACGTTTACATGCTAACAGCTCATACGTAGCTAGGGACACCTAGCACATAATGCAAGATGAGCTATTGGTAAGAAAGTTGGGAAAAGGGGCTTGCCTTCTCCAAGGGAGGCTAACATCATGGCTCATCTCAAGGGCTGTCAGGTTGGTACTTCAGTCTTAGGACTTCCTTTTTCGGAAGACAGGGATTCTTAAACACTTACACGGCTGATATATCATAGCGAGGGGGGGCAAAGGGAAGAAGATGCTGATTAGGGACTTTCTTTAGCATCAGCAAATGGGAACAGAAGATATGGCTGACCTGCAGAAACCATGTCAGAAGGAGAGGATATGGTGTATCCCCAGCCTGGGAAAACCTTCTCTACCCCCTTTGCAAAAGCAGTCAAACAGCACATATATAgtggtttccccccccccccgccccccgaaGTGTTTTCAATCACAAGCTCAGCCACAGAGACTGGACTAAGCAGCCTGGGTTTCTTTGTCAGACCAGGGTGGACGTCGATTTCACTCAACTTCAGAGCCTGCTTGGTCATCTCCCTGCCTGGCATGTTTGTAAGGACTGAGGAAAGGCAGACAAAAGGCTGTCTCCGCAGGTGACAGAAAAAGGCTACGACACCACCCTGAGACTAGCCGTCTGCAAAGCATTCGGGAGGTGAGGGACAAACCCCAGGCTAGATAGGTAAGTTACTGAAGTTACTGCTCTATGAGTTTGCATATTACACAGTGCTTGTGTACACAGAATTACACAAAGCTTGGCTAGAGCGGGGCATGCCCTTCCCCATGGCCACCCTTGAACTGGGCAGTTGC harbors:
- the TRMT10B gene encoding tRNA methyltransferase 10 homolog B isoform X5, encoding MEGGEGEAGEAAALHEALRLLRIEPAAAGPSAAAGAGGAAPCSRNVLRKRRRWERVLAARRRRRRQERERSRARRDGGRGAARRHSKALAEQRLLEARASGPRLCVDLGMADRMSLKETSRLASQIRRLYGANRQAEKPFWLYLTEFVVGSLIYEECFRMNDGFSNYLMDTTQESYLDLFPLDAIVYLTPDSENVLEDIDPKKVYILGGLVDESIHKNFKVLPGSSTRQRPEQSE
- the TRMT10B gene encoding tRNA methyltransferase 10 homolog B isoform X4, producing the protein MEGGEGEAGEAAALHEALRLLRIEPAAAGPSAAAGAGGAAPCSRNVLRKRRRWERVLAARRRRRRQERERSRARRDGGRGAARRHSKALAEQRLLEARASGPRLCVDLGMADRMSLKETSRLASQIRRLYGANRQAEKPFWLYLTEFVVGSLIYEECFRMNDGFSNYLMDTTQESYLDLFPLDAIVYLTPDSENVLEDIDPKKVYILGGLVDESIHKKLTLRRAQEQSLQTARLPIREYMVKAVNTKNYHSETLAINQAHSQGAGLHHSALHNSM
- the TRMT10B gene encoding tRNA methyltransferase 10 homolog B isoform X1 → MEGGEGEAGEAAALHEALRLLRIEPAAAGPSAAAGAGGAAPCSRNVLRKRRRWERVLAARRRRRRQERERSRARRDGGRGAARRHSKALAEQRLLEARASGPRLCVDLGMADRMSLKETSRLASQIRRLYGANRQAEKPFWLYLTEFVVGSLIYEECFRMNDGFSNYLMDTTQESYLDLFPLDAIVYLTPDSENVLEDIDPKKVYILGGLVDESIHKKLTLRRAQEQSLQTARLPIREYMVKAVNTKNYHSETLAINQVPNVLQPVEYVVWLAMDKRIRAWYMSLFLTVFDVLSTYYKTRSWPDALKAGVSSGKGYVLPDAEK
- the TRMT10B gene encoding tRNA methyltransferase 10 homolog B isoform X3, which gives rise to MEGGEGEAGEAAALHEALRLLRIEPAAAGPSAAAGAGGAAPCSRNVLRKRRRWERVLAARRRRRRQERERSRARRDGGRGAARRHSKALAEQRLLEARASGPRLCVDLGMADRMSLKETSRLASQIRRLYGANRQAEKPFWLYLTEFVVGSLIYEECFRMNDGFSNYLMDTTQESYLDLFPLDAIVYLTPDSENVLEDIDPKKVYILGGLVDESIHKKLTLRRAQEQSLQTARLPIREYMVKAVNTKNYHSETLAINQDPKLARCLESWSFFWKRLRASRCREVTGDTSA
- the TRMT10B gene encoding tRNA methyltransferase 10 homolog B isoform X2; protein product: MEGGEGEAGEAAALHEALRLLRIEPAAAGPSAAAGAGGAAPCSRNVLRKRRRWERVLAARRRRRRQERERSRARRDGGRGAARRHSKALAEQRLLEARASGPRLCVDLGMADRMSLKETSRLASQIRRLYGANRQAEKPFWLYLTEFVVGSLIYEECFRMNDGFSNYLMDTTQESYLDLFPLDAIVYLTPDSENVLEDIDPKKVYILGGLVDESIHKKLTLRRAQEQSLQTARLPIREYMVKAVNTKNYHSETLAINQVFDVLSTYYKTRSWPDALKAGVSSGKGYVLPDAEK